The genomic window TTTGGCGGGCTGATAAAGAATTTCGTTTTCAGCCATCACATATGCGCCTTTTGGACCGCAAGTGATAACCACAATTTTTGGTCCAAGTTGAATCAGCGATTTTAATAACTGAGGAACGTTTTTTTCGCTTTTGTCGGTCAAAAGCGCGCTTTCTGTTTTATTTAAAATTAAAAGATCAGTTCTCTTTAAAAATTTTGCTAACCCAATTTTCCCCGCTTGAATTTGTAAGATTCCAGGGTTCCAGGCAATTTTCAGATTTGAATTTTTAGATTTTGGGTCAAAAATTTTATTTAATAATTCTTCCCATTTGCCAGACAAGGAAGCAATATAAATCCATTTTGTAATTGGAAATTGGAAATTGAAAATTGAAGATTGAAGATTATCATTGGCTCCACGGAAAGTAAAAATTGTTCTCTCACCCCCCTTTGGTTGAATAATGGCGGAAACACCGGTGTGTAATTTTTGATCAATTTGAATAAATTTTGTTTCAACTTTTTTCTTTTTTAGACCATCGATAATGACTCGGCC from Patescibacteria group bacterium includes these protein-coding regions:
- a CDS encoding carbohydrate kinase family protein, whose translation is MTYDIITIGGAIRDFTFYVEKFKGKTAGKVCFPLGTKINIKEAYFTHGGGACNVAVGLANFGLKVATIVRVGKDYSGRVIIDGLKKKKVETKFIQIDQKLHTGVSAIIQPKGGERTIFTFRGANDNLQSSIFNFQFPITKWIYIASLSGKWEELLNKIFDPKSKNSNLKIAWNPGILQIQAGKIGLAKFLKRTDLLILNKTESALLTDKSEKNVPQLLKSLIQLGPKIVVITCGPKGAYVMAENEILYQPAK